Proteins encoded within one genomic window of Saccharopolyspora pogona:
- a CDS encoding Acg family FMN-binding oxidoreductase, with amino-acid sequence MNWYPMLRRQLHEAADERPWTPEEVAALAEAVRRAPSVHNTQPWSLRVQGRAARLRMRSMPELVQHDPDGRNRRMSCGAAVANLAIAMRALGWATDVRWYTDEHGDGEGTVVGTYRQPPSAIDRQRRRAIDRRSSFRRPFADRRIPHLARTTVVAASTTQATWVHGPMEEQALARLLAYAARAHHDDKNYQRELGAWIAPFSDEGLPEDALSERGLPAIGLATGATRLPDQAQIAKWVAKESVLVFSTITDDPRDHLLAGEAAERAWLEATRLGLVASVMTQPLRLSEVRSALSDELDLGVVPQLLMRIGYPAAIPVPRASRRPLPDVFG; translated from the coding sequence ATGAACTGGTACCCGATGCTCCGTCGGCAGCTGCACGAAGCCGCCGACGAGCGCCCGTGGACACCGGAGGAGGTGGCCGCGCTGGCCGAAGCGGTGCGCCGGGCGCCTTCCGTGCACAATACGCAGCCCTGGTCGCTGCGGGTGCAGGGGCGGGCTGCCAGGTTGCGGATGCGTTCGATGCCGGAGCTGGTCCAGCACGATCCGGACGGTCGCAACCGGCGGATGTCGTGCGGCGCGGCGGTCGCCAACCTGGCGATCGCGATGCGCGCGCTCGGCTGGGCGACCGACGTGCGCTGGTACACCGACGAGCACGGGGACGGCGAGGGGACCGTCGTCGGCACCTACCGGCAGCCGCCGAGCGCGATCGACCGGCAACGCCGACGGGCCATCGACCGTCGGAGCAGCTTCCGGCGCCCCTTCGCCGACCGGCGCATCCCGCACCTGGCGCGCACCACCGTGGTTGCCGCGTCGACCACGCAGGCGACCTGGGTGCACGGGCCGATGGAGGAGCAGGCGCTGGCGCGGCTGCTCGCCTACGCCGCGCGAGCCCACCACGACGACAAGAACTACCAGCGCGAGCTGGGTGCCTGGATCGCACCGTTCTCGGACGAGGGGCTGCCCGAGGACGCGCTGTCCGAGCGCGGGCTGCCCGCGATCGGGTTGGCGACCGGTGCCACCCGGCTGCCGGACCAGGCACAGATCGCGAAGTGGGTGGCGAAGGAGTCGGTGCTGGTCTTCAGCACGATCACCGACGACCCGCGGGATCACCTGCTAGCGGGCGAGGCCGCCGAGCGGGCCTGGCTGGAGGCGACGCGGCTGGGTCTGGTCGCGTCGGTGATGACCCAGCCGCTGCGGCTGTCCGAGGTCCGCTCTGCGCTGAGCGACGAGCTCGACCTCGGCGTGGTGCCGCAGCTGCTGATGCGGATCGGCTACCCCGCTGCGATCCCGGTGCCGCGGGCGAGCCGCCGGCCGCTGCCGGACGTCTTCGGCTGA
- a CDS encoding transporter substrate-binding domain-containing protein yields the protein MSAQFSALQQGKVDVLMSTINGLRYTVGRQPNLRFLNEFRRLNVGFALDKGSPLAPALQAAVNKLIADGSYERIVRKWGVEASAIQTSETNPPELR from the coding sequence ATGAGCGCGCAGTTCTCCGCCTTGCAGCAGGGCAAGGTCGACGTGCTGATGAGCACGATCAACGGCCTGCGCTACACCGTCGGCCGGCAGCCGAACCTGCGGTTCCTCAATGAGTTCCGGCGCCTGAACGTCGGGTTCGCGCTGGACAAGGGCTCGCCGCTGGCGCCAGCACTGCAGGCGGCGGTGAACAAACTGATCGCGGACGGCAGCTACGAGCGGATCGTGCGCAAGTGGGGCGTCGAAGCCTCGGCGATCCAGACCTCCGAAACGAACCCACCCGAACTCCGCTGA
- the ssuE gene encoding NADPH-dependent FMN reductase, whose protein sequence is MSSVLVISGSPSRTSKTERIGEHVAQRLATSGRTADHLRVRTLPADALLGADTRAPAIADAIGKVVEADGIVLATPTYKAAYSGLLKAFLDLLPQFGFAGKAVLPLATGGTIAHVLAIDYALRPVVHSLGARHAVQSFFLLDKHISVVDDQLSVHPDSAEPLADVIEQFSKALDGVPHSTVLGRTA, encoded by the coding sequence GTGTCCAGCGTTCTCGTAATCTCCGGCAGCCCGTCGCGCACTTCGAAGACCGAACGGATCGGCGAGCACGTCGCCCAGCGACTCGCGACCTCCGGCCGCACCGCCGACCACCTGCGCGTCCGCACCTTGCCCGCGGATGCGCTGCTCGGCGCCGACACCCGCGCCCCGGCGATCGCCGACGCCATCGGCAAGGTCGTCGAGGCCGACGGCATCGTGCTGGCCACCCCCACGTACAAGGCGGCGTATTCCGGACTGCTCAAGGCCTTCCTGGACCTGCTGCCGCAGTTCGGCTTCGCCGGCAAGGCGGTGCTGCCGCTGGCCACCGGCGGCACCATCGCCCACGTCCTGGCCATCGACTACGCGCTGCGCCCGGTCGTGCACTCGCTGGGCGCCCGCCACGCGGTGCAGAGCTTCTTCCTGCTGGACAAGCACATCTCGGTGGTGGACGACCAGCTCAGCGTCCACCCGGACAGCGCGGAGCCGCTGGCGGACGTGATCGAACAGTTCAGCAAGGCCCTCGACGGCGTCCCGCATTCCACGGTGCTAGGCCGCACGGCGTAG
- a CDS encoding MFS transporter, which produces MSSTTPVPPAAPRRSRLVIGVLASCGIAVSLMQTLVVPLLLEFPRLLDTSPSNAGWLVTAPLVAGAVCAPVLGRLGDMYGKRRMLLISLATMAVGSAIGAVSDDFTAVLVGRVLQGAAVGVVPLGISIMRDELPEDRVGSGVALMSATLGIGGAVGLPITGVVAENLNWHWLFVGAAVFAIVEIVLILRVVPESPLRTGGRFDLVGAVGLSAALTCLLLAISKGNEWGWTSGVILGLLVAATALLLVWGVYELRVSAPLVDLRVSARPAVLLTNIASVLVGIAMFAGFLVGSQIMQAPEDTGYGFGMSLVVTGLVLLPIGAAMGLFSPVSARISRRRGPRTTLILGGTVLMLGNLAGSFLHFPLPLVVFNLTVGAIGGALSYGALPTLIMQAVPQTETAAANSLNSLARSIGTSSCSAIVVALTTGSVVQIAGVNYPSAFAYSWVFLVAGAAALLAALIAAATPRTRRYAPVTAKVATTLGTSR; this is translated from the coding sequence ATGAGCAGCACCACGCCCGTTCCCCCCGCCGCACCACGACGTTCGAGGCTGGTCATCGGGGTGCTCGCATCGTGCGGGATCGCGGTGTCGTTGATGCAGACCCTGGTCGTACCGCTACTCCTGGAATTCCCCAGGCTCCTCGACACGTCCCCGTCCAACGCGGGCTGGCTGGTCACCGCGCCGCTGGTCGCCGGCGCGGTGTGCGCCCCCGTCCTGGGTCGGCTCGGCGACATGTACGGCAAGCGCCGGATGCTGCTGATATCGCTGGCCACCATGGCGGTGGGCAGTGCGATCGGCGCCGTCAGCGACGACTTCACCGCCGTGCTCGTCGGCCGGGTGCTGCAGGGCGCGGCGGTCGGCGTGGTGCCGCTGGGCATCAGCATCATGCGCGACGAGTTACCCGAGGACCGGGTCGGTTCCGGGGTGGCGCTGATGAGCGCGACGCTGGGCATCGGTGGCGCGGTGGGGCTGCCGATTACCGGGGTGGTGGCGGAGAACCTGAACTGGCACTGGCTGTTCGTCGGCGCGGCGGTCTTCGCGATCGTCGAGATCGTGCTGATCCTGCGGGTGGTGCCGGAATCGCCCCTGCGCACCGGCGGCCGGTTCGACCTCGTCGGCGCGGTGGGGCTGTCGGCGGCGTTGACCTGCCTGCTGCTGGCGATCTCCAAGGGCAACGAATGGGGCTGGACCAGCGGAGTCATCCTCGGCCTGCTCGTCGCGGCGACGGCGTTGCTCCTGGTGTGGGGCGTCTACGAGCTGCGCGTCAGCGCGCCGCTGGTGGACCTCCGGGTGTCGGCGCGACCGGCGGTGCTGCTGACCAACATCGCCTCGGTGCTGGTCGGCATCGCGATGTTCGCCGGGTTCCTGGTGGGTTCGCAGATCATGCAGGCCCCGGAGGACACCGGCTACGGCTTCGGCATGTCGCTGGTGGTGACCGGCCTGGTGCTGCTGCCCATCGGCGCCGCGATGGGCTTGTTCTCCCCGGTGTCGGCGCGGATCTCGCGGCGGCGCGGCCCGCGGACCACGCTGATCCTGGGCGGTACGGTGCTGATGCTGGGCAACCTCGCGGGATCCTTCCTGCACTTCCCGCTACCGCTGGTGGTGTTCAACCTGACCGTGGGCGCGATCGGCGGCGCGCTGTCCTACGGGGCCTTGCCGACGCTGATCATGCAGGCGGTGCCGCAGACCGAAACCGCCGCCGCGAACAGCCTGAACAGCCTGGCCCGGTCCATCGGCACGTCCAGCTGCAGCGCCATCGTGGTCGCGCTGACGACCGGATCGGTGGTGCAGATCGCCGGCGTGAACTACCCGTCGGCGTTCGCCTACTCATGGGTGTTCCTGGTGGCGGGTGCGGCGGCGCTGCTGGCCGCGCTGATCGCCGCGGCGACCCCGAGGACCCGCCGGTACGCGCCTGTTACCGCCAAGGTGGCGACCACGCTCGGGACGTCGCGCTAG
- a CDS encoding methyltransferase yields MVEPGQPVEPRRCRASRRRPPGRRAAGRTGRTRRRSRPGRSRASARRSAPPPARKHVADAGMAHRCEVGSGDILDSVRAGADVYLMPPIQHDWKRHNLRACLAQVREAPTARSKVLPDNDEPRLGKRLDLVMAALTHCRERTAAEYRALLARAGLRVESHIATGSASSMVVAVLG; encoded by the coding sequence GTGGTCGAGCCAGGGCAACCGGTCGAACCGCGTCGATGCCGGGCTTCCCGACGTCGACCACCAGGGCGACGTGCTGCCGGCCGGACGGGACGAACTCGGCGTCGATCCCGGCCGGGTCGAAGCCGAGCATCGGCGCGGCGGTCCGCCCCGCCGCCCGCGCGCAAGCACGTCGCGGACGCGGGGATGGCGCATCGGTGCGAGGTCGGCAGTGGTGACATCCTCGATTCCGTGCGTGCCGGAGCGGATGTGTACCTGATGCCGCCGATCCAGCATGACTGGAAACGGCACAACCTGCGTGCGTGTCTTGCGCAGGTGCGCGAGGCGCCGACCGCGCGCAGCAAGGTGTTGCCGGACAACGACGAACCGCGCCTCGGGAAGCGGCTGGACCTGGTGATGGCCGCCTTGACGCACTGCCGGGAGCGCACCGCCGCGGAGTACCGGGCGCTGCTCGCGCGGGCGGGGCTGCGTGTCGAGAGCCACATCGCCACCGGCTCGGCTTCCAGCATGGTGGTCGCCGTGCTCGGCTGA
- a CDS encoding TetR/AcrR family transcriptional regulator → MPSTAPATAVDEDQRRDACATREAILKAARRRFSSCGYADVTLRDIAADAEVSAALVMKYFGSKESLFAEASGFEQDAERLLDCELPDLGEHLVRTLLDYHDRTQGDPLVRAVFTSSRPAGAQFRANFERQLVTRLTKRLTGPKARLRAELVCSHLMGLGAARLVLRTKAISAEPKENLIAITAPLLQNWIDGPL, encoded by the coding sequence ATGCCCAGCACGGCTCCGGCCACAGCGGTCGACGAGGACCAGCGGCGCGACGCGTGCGCCACCCGCGAAGCCATCCTCAAGGCGGCGCGCCGCCGCTTCTCGTCGTGCGGTTACGCCGACGTGACGCTGCGCGACATCGCGGCGGACGCCGAGGTCAGCGCGGCCCTGGTGATGAAGTACTTCGGCAGCAAGGAAAGCCTGTTCGCCGAGGCATCGGGCTTCGAGCAGGACGCGGAGCGCCTGCTGGACTGCGAACTGCCCGACCTCGGCGAACACCTGGTCCGAACGCTGCTGGACTACCACGACCGAACCCAGGGCGACCCGCTCGTGCGTGCGGTGTTCACGTCGTCGCGACCGGCGGGAGCCCAGTTCCGCGCGAACTTCGAACGCCAACTGGTCACCCGCCTGACGAAGCGCCTGACGGGCCCGAAGGCCCGCCTCCGAGCGGAACTGGTCTGCAGCCACCTGATGGGCCTCGGAGCGGCCCGCCTGGTCCTCCGAACCAAAGCGATCAGCGCGGAACCGAAGGAGAACCTGATAGCAATAACTGCCCCGTTGCTCCAGAACTGGATCGACGGCCCGCTGTAA
- a CDS encoding aminotransferase family protein, whose protein sequence is MSTAPRNTALWHPFADMSQVKNNQFCVSKADGVWIYDQEGRRYLDGTASLWYANVGHGRTEIVEAAAAQMRELESYFVFNDFTNPPAEALADRLSQLAPMEGAKIFLTTGGGESIDTAAKLARQYWAQRGQPQRTHILSRGNAYHGTNGMGTSIGGIEANQAGFGQLVPEASRVAHDDAESLREAIDRLGADRVAAFFAEPVMGAGGLYPPEPGYLEAVAKICAEHEILFVADSVICGFGRVGSWFGVERWGLQPDMITFAKGVTSGYLPLGGVVIAERVAEPFWNHPGRPFRHGATYSGHPTVAAAALANIDILEREKLLPRADELERPLRDALRQLADHPAVGEVRGGVGLLGAVELAPDLLAADPGALTRAQLAIRDFGVIVRPLGKALAVSPPLIISESEIELIGKAMWEGLDALA, encoded by the coding sequence ATGTCGACAGCACCGCGCAACACCGCGTTGTGGCACCCGTTCGCGGACATGTCCCAGGTCAAGAACAACCAGTTCTGCGTCAGCAAGGCCGACGGGGTCTGGATCTACGACCAGGAGGGACGCCGCTACCTCGACGGCACCGCGAGCCTGTGGTACGCCAACGTCGGCCACGGCCGCACCGAGATCGTCGAGGCCGCCGCCGCCCAGATGCGCGAGCTCGAGTCCTACTTCGTATTCAACGACTTCACCAATCCACCGGCCGAGGCTCTGGCCGACCGGCTCTCCCAGCTCGCGCCGATGGAAGGCGCGAAGATCTTCCTCACCACCGGTGGCGGCGAGTCGATCGACACCGCCGCCAAGCTGGCCCGGCAGTACTGGGCGCAGCGCGGGCAGCCGCAGCGCACCCACATCCTCAGCCGCGGCAACGCCTACCACGGCACCAACGGCATGGGCACCAGCATTGGTGGGATCGAGGCCAACCAGGCCGGGTTCGGCCAGCTCGTGCCGGAGGCCAGCCGGGTCGCCCACGACGACGCCGAGAGCCTCCGGGAGGCCATCGACCGGCTCGGTGCCGACCGGGTGGCGGCGTTCTTCGCCGAGCCGGTGATGGGCGCCGGCGGGCTGTACCCGCCGGAGCCTGGCTACCTGGAGGCGGTCGCCAAGATCTGCGCCGAGCACGAGATCCTGTTCGTCGCCGACTCGGTGATCTGCGGGTTCGGCCGGGTCGGCAGCTGGTTCGGCGTGGAGCGGTGGGGCCTGCAGCCCGACATGATCACCTTCGCCAAGGGCGTGACCAGCGGATACCTGCCGCTGGGCGGCGTGGTGATCGCCGAGCGGGTGGCCGAGCCGTTCTGGAACCACCCGGGCCGCCCGTTCCGGCACGGCGCGACCTACTCCGGGCACCCCACGGTGGCCGCCGCCGCGCTGGCCAACATCGACATCCTGGAGCGCGAGAAGCTGCTGCCGCGGGCCGACGAGCTGGAGCGCCCGCTGCGCGACGCGCTGCGGCAGCTCGCCGACCACCCCGCCGTGGGCGAGGTGCGCGGCGGCGTGGGCCTGCTCGGCGCGGTTGAACTGGCCCCCGACCTGCTGGCCGCCGACCCCGGCGCGCTGACCCGCGCGCAGCTCGCGATCCGCGACTTCGGCGTGATCGTGCGCCCGCTGGGCAAGGCGCTGGCGGTCTCGCCGCCGCTGATCATCAGCGAGTCGGAGATCGAGCTGATCGGCAAGGCGATGTGGGAGGGCCTGGACGCCCTCGCGTAA
- a CDS encoding nitronate monooxygenase yields the protein MRTALTDLLGIESPLVSFNRSPGVVAAVTNAGGIGVLAATGYTPEELDAQLTWIEEQVDGRPYGVDVLVPGKTATGDPADYPASLRAQIPQEHYDFVNAQLAKYDIPPVETAPAGDRPASARRSCSPCWTSPSRTGSRWSQTRWAHRRRRCWNAARPTGCRSRR from the coding sequence ATGCGCACCGCGTTGACCGATCTGTTGGGCATCGAAAGTCCGCTGGTGAGCTTCAACCGCTCACCCGGCGTGGTCGCGGCCGTGACCAACGCGGGCGGCATCGGGGTACTGGCCGCGACCGGCTACACCCCGGAAGAACTCGACGCCCAGCTCACCTGGATCGAAGAACAGGTCGACGGCCGCCCCTACGGCGTCGACGTGCTGGTGCCCGGCAAGACCGCCACCGGCGACCCGGCCGACTACCCGGCCAGCCTGCGCGCCCAGATCCCCCAGGAGCACTACGACTTCGTCAACGCGCAGCTGGCGAAGTACGACATCCCACCGGTTGAGACCGCGCCGGCCGGCGACCGGCCAGCGTCGGCCCGGAGATCGTGCAGCCCCTGCTGGACGTCGCCTTCTCGCACCGGATCTCGCTGGTCGCAAACGCGCTGGGCACACCGCCGTCGACGATGCTGGAACGCGGCAAGGCCGACGGGGTGCCGATCGCGGCGCTGA
- a CDS encoding ATP-binding protein: MNTQTTQVDDLRLIALPSAVNCTEMFVQFTLAEWSLRELIDETSQLTTALVTAAVDSAAPDSPGFITVRLRLSGESLVAEVEDEQAKAPPAMAPGFANGHCGAAALRGGGVLVWCEVPLPGGVSANAVPLPRRSRNRRAGQAEHPVDETAEIDPEVIKRLLSGLSNSDPT, encoded by the coding sequence GTGAACACCCAGACCACACAAGTCGACGACCTGCGGCTCATTGCGCTGCCCAGCGCCGTGAACTGCACTGAGATGTTCGTCCAGTTCACCCTCGCCGAGTGGTCCCTGCGGGAACTGATCGACGAGACGTCCCAGCTCACCACCGCGCTCGTGACCGCGGCGGTCGACAGCGCCGCCCCCGACTCCCCCGGCTTCATCACCGTCCGGCTGCGCCTCAGCGGCGAGAGCCTCGTGGCCGAGGTCGAGGACGAGCAGGCGAAGGCCCCACCGGCCATGGCGCCCGGTTTCGCCAACGGCCACTGCGGTGCGGCCGCCTTGCGCGGCGGCGGCGTGCTCGTGTGGTGCGAGGTGCCGCTGCCGGGTGGTGTCTCGGCGAACGCGGTGCCGCTGCCCCGCCGCTCCCGCAACAGGCGGGCGGGCCAGGCCGAACACCCGGTCGACGAAACGGCCGAGATCGATCCCGAGGTGATCAAGCGCCTGCTCTCCGGTCTGAGCAACTCCGACCCCACCTGA
- a CDS encoding NAD(P)H-dependent flavin oxidoreductase, whose product MLDVAFSHRISLVANALGTPPSTMLERGKADGVPIAALIGSPKHAQRQLDLGVDLLVAQGTEAGGHTGTIATMVLVPEVVDLAGDVPVLAAGGIATGRQMAASLALGAAGVWCGSVWLSSHEDITSPAVKAKFLAATSGDTLRSPTRTGKPARQLRSAWHDEWARPDSPAPLPMPLQPMLVDEAWRRINRAAEDGNDGAKALASFFIGQVVGTFQELRPAADITREIFEDYAEVLANLGKLA is encoded by the coding sequence CTGCTGGACGTCGCCTTCTCGCACCGGATCTCGCTGGTCGCAAACGCGCTGGGCACACCGCCGTCGACGATGCTGGAACGCGGCAAGGCCGACGGGGTGCCGATCGCGGCGCTGATCGGCTCGCCGAAGCACGCCCAGCGCCAGCTCGACTTGGGAGTCGACCTGCTGGTCGCGCAGGGCACCGAGGCCGGCGGGCACACCGGAACCATCGCGACCATGGTGCTGGTGCCGGAGGTCGTCGACCTCGCAGGGGACGTGCCGGTGCTGGCGGCCGGTGGTATCGCGACCGGGCGGCAGATGGCCGCATCGCTAGCGTTGGGCGCGGCCGGCGTGTGGTGCGGATCGGTGTGGTTGTCCAGCCACGAGGACATCACCTCGCCCGCGGTGAAGGCCAAGTTCCTCGCCGCGACCAGCGGTGACACGCTGCGCTCGCCGACCCGCACCGGGAAACCGGCCCGGCAGCTGCGCAGCGCGTGGCACGACGAGTGGGCGCGCCCGGACAGCCCCGCGCCGTTGCCGATGCCGCTGCAACCGATGCTGGTCGACGAGGCGTGGCGGCGCATCAACCGGGCCGCCGAAGACGGCAACGACGGCGCGAAGGCCCTGGCGTCGTTCTTCATCGGTCAGGTCGTCGGCACGTTCCAGGAGCTGCGACCGGCCGCGGACATCACCCGCGAAATCTTCGAGGATTACGCGGAAGTCCTCGCCAACCTCGGCAAACTCGCCTGA